From Proteiniborus sp. DW1:
TATTAATGCAATATTTTTACCTTCTAAGTTTCTTGGTTTGATTCCAGCATATTTTAGTCTTTTCAAATCAGCTGCTAAATCGATTAGATATTCAATTTCCTTTGGCGAAAAATCTCTGAGTGTTAAAAAATGTCTTCCCTTTAAATTAAATGCCATTAAAATTCCCCCTTTTATTTTATTATAAATTTCTCCTCATCAAAGGCATGCTCATACATCTCGGACCTCCACGTCCCCTTGAAAGCTCTGAACATGACATAACATGAGTCTTAATCCCATGTTCCTCTAAAATCCTATTAGTGACATAATTTCTAGCATATACAACTACTTCCCCAGGTGCTATGGCTAGAGTATTAGAGCCATCATTCCATTGCTCCCTCGCAGCATCTATCGTATTGCCGCCAGCGCATCGAATTAAAGTCACTTTATCTAACTCAAGATATTTTTTTAAAATTTGCTCTAGGGATAATTCTTCTTTTTCTATAGATAATTCTCCTTGAAATCTATTACTTTTCTTAATAGAATAAACCGTTAAGTTATTTTCAGCTTCAGGGTGAATCGTAAACTTTTCATAATCAACCATTGTAAATACAGTATCAAGATGCATAAAAGCTCTTTTCTTTGGGATATCAAAGGCAAGGATTGTTTCGAAGTGTTCATCAGAGTATAGTACTCTTTCAGAGAATTTTTCAATTGCTGCTGCGTCTGTTCTAGCAGAAATACCTACAGCTATGACCTTAGGGTTAAATACTATAATATCCCCTCCCTCAAGTGCATACATTTCCTTTCTGTCAAACCACACTGGAACCTCTAAATCCTTGAACCTAGGATGATTTTCAAAAATATATTTAGCAAATATAGTTTCTCTGTTTCTCACATCTGTCTTCATACGGTTCAGTGTTATTCCATGTCCTATTGTGGCAAAGGGATCCCTTGTAAAGTATAGATTTGGCATAGGATCTAAAACAAAAGGATATCTAGTATCAGTTAAATCCATAAGAGATTTATTAATCAACTTTGGTATTTCATCTTTTCTAATTCCTGCCATAAGTTTGTCTATAAGTTCTCTATCATCAAATTGTTGAAAATATTCTTTAAGAACTTCCCTAGTACCTCTACCTACTACATTTCCTTCCGCTAAAAACTCATCTATAAACTTATTTCTAACGTCTGAATCAGCTATAGCCTCTGCTGATAGGTCCTCTAAGTATAGGACTTCTACTCCATTTCCCCGTAGAATATCTGCAAAATTATCATGTTCCCTTCTAGCTAAGTCTAAATAGGGAATATCATCAAACAATAATCTCTCAAGGTAATCTGGAACTAGATTTTCGAGCTCCTTTCCTGGACGATGTAACAATACTGTTTCTAGCTTTCCAATATCCGAATACACGTTGAGCCCCTTTTTCTTATCCTTTACCATATTCCCACCTCCTCTATGCAATTACTATGCATATCTTTTAAAAATTGCAAGTGTCTAATTCTTATATTAAATTGATTATATTAACATATTCACTATTTTGTCAATTCCTTCAATTCCTATAAATATGCAAAATGTGCATATTTATTCAAAAAGGAAGATTTCTCAGAAAAATCTCTAAATAAATCGGTGATAAAATCTAGCTTAGGAAAATGTTTTCCCGAGCTTAACTTAAAATCTTAAATAAATATACATGAAAAAAAATTATTATCTATTTTAGTCGAAATATTCTGATATATTAAGAAAAATTAAAAAATTAAGCTCTAGT
This genomic window contains:
- the arcA gene encoding arginine deiminase; the protein is MVKDKKKGLNVYSDIGKLETVLLHRPGKELENLVPDYLERLLFDDIPYLDLARREHDNFADILRGNGVEVLYLEDLSAEAIADSDVRNKFIDEFLAEGNVVGRGTREVLKEYFQQFDDRELIDKLMAGIRKDEIPKLINKSLMDLTDTRYPFVLDPMPNLYFTRDPFATIGHGITLNRMKTDVRNRETIFAKYIFENHPRFKDLEVPVWFDRKEMYALEGGDIIVFNPKVIAVGISARTDAAAIEKFSERVLYSDEHFETILAFDIPKKRAFMHLDTVFTMVDYEKFTIHPEAENNLTVYSIKKSNRFQGELSIEKEELSLEQILKKYLELDKVTLIRCAGGNTIDAAREQWNDGSNTLAIAPGEVVVYARNYVTNRILEEHGIKTHVMSCSELSRGRGGPRCMSMPLMRRNL